Proteins encoded within one genomic window of Vicia villosa cultivar HV-30 ecotype Madison, WI unplaced genomic scaffold, Vvil1.0 ctg.001280F_1_1, whole genome shotgun sequence:
- the LOC131634299 gene encoding putative FBD-associated F-box protein At3g50710, with protein MQRWRISEEDRISRLPDDILSHILSFLTTKKAVRTSLLSKRWTDLWQSCHTIDFTDILVHCNRTNRRCNKLVESVLATTDSRSINTFLLEILYGHPHFAYKVSFRNVVKWVNKIVLQNQLKNLCLHLDVDEYDDEDNNEDEHFLPKLPTSIFTCQTLVSLDLRRFRVQGFNFSSDGFGFPSLKTLHLDDIEFPRGRDFLLLLSGCPILEDLKLFHVSLRCWFNESAILKEFENLSLPKLKTTDIIESLWHILPLAALSTSKSLCLDTLQHHEPFKVNQPFDDMPIFHNLTHLKLTDSWDLVVQLLHHCPKLQNIELYEAMYVERENEDDDPAVVPQCLLSHLKICTIHNLGRLHRKFILPMYILKNARILQTMKIKIWYRSELSEIERKLSLCPKASATCQLFVHV; from the exons atgcagCGATGGAGAATTTCCGAAGAAGATAGAATCAGCCGTTTACCCGATGATATCCTCAGCCACATTCTCTCTTTTCTAACCACCAAAAAGGCAGTTCGCACAAGCTTATTGTCCAAGAGATGGACTGATCTATGGCAATCTTGCCACACTATCGACTTCACCGATATTCTAGTTCATTGCAATAGAACTAATCGCAGATGTAACAAACTTGTCGAGTCCGTTTTGGCCACCACCGACTCTCGCTCCATCAACACTTTCCTTCTCGAAATCCTGTACGGTCATCCTCATTTTGCCTATAAGGTCAGTTTTCGCAATGTAGTCAAATGGGTTAACAAGATTGTTCTTCAAAATCAACTCAAAAATCTTTGTCTTCATCTCGATGTGGATGAATACGATGATGAAGATAACAATGAAGATGAACATTTTTTACCTAAATTGCCTACAAGTATTTTCACTTGCCAAACACTTGTCAGTCTCGATCTCCGGCGGTTCCGTGTTCAGGGTTTTAATTTTTCTTCCGATGGATTTGGATTTCCGTCACTCAAAACCCTTCATTTGGATGACATTGAGTTTCCGCGAGGTCGGGATTTTTTGTTGCTTCTATCCGGATGTCCAATTCTCGAGGATTTAAAACTATTTCATGTAAGTTTGCGATGTTGGTTTAATGAGTCTGCTATCCTGAAGGAGTTTGAAAACTTAAGTTTGCCCAAATTGAAAACAACAGACATCATTGAAAGTTTGTGGCACATTTTACCCTTGGCAGCACTCTCTACTTCCAAGTCTTTGTGCTTAGATACATTACAACACCATGAACCTTTCAAG GTGAATCAGCCATTTGATGATATGCCCATCTTCCATAATCTGACTCATTTGAAGCTCACTGATAGTTGGGATTTAGTAGTACAATTGCTCCACCACTGTCCTAAGCTTCAAAATATTGAACTTTACGAG GCTATGTACGTGGAAAGggagaatgaagatgatgatccgGCAGTTGTTCCACAATGCCTTTTATCGCATCTTAAAATTTGCACTATTCATAATCTTGGACGCCTACATAGGAAGTTTATATTGCCAATGTATATTTTGAAGAATGCAAGAATTTTACAAACCATGAAAATCAAAATCTGGTACCGAAGTGAACTATCTGAAATAGAAAGAAAATTGTCCTTATGCCCAAAGGCCTCAGCAACATGCCAACTCTTTGTTCATGTTTAA